Proteins from a genomic interval of Mesobacillus sp. S13:
- a CDS encoding sodium-dependent transporter: MEKEQWSSKIGFILAAAGSAIGIGAIWKLPYVTGVSGGGAFFLMFILFSLFIGLPLLLAEFVIGRSTGKEAIRAYLEIAPKSQWYLIGILGVVTSFVLLSFYSVVGGWISLYFIKGLAGKVVEDGTNYGDLFGQTISSPWSVLAAQAAFLLITIIVVAKGIQSGIEKASKILMPALFLLFIILIIRSLTLENALQGVKFFLAPDFSSITSESILFAMGQSFFSLSVGVSVMVTYSSYLPKKGSIVQPALSVVGMNLFIALLAGLAIFPAVFSLGFEPAEGPGLLFVVLPAVFEKMFLGELFLLLFLALFLFATLTSAFSMLEIVVATLAKGDPKQRTRFAWIAGGLIFLLGIPSALSFGTLAEATIFEKNIFDTADFLVSNILMPLGVLLISIFVPLKIKKEVLRQELLKDSKGGSLLFNLWYNVMRFIVPVVIIIVFLDSLGVLK; this comes from the coding sequence ATGGAGAAAGAACAATGGTCATCGAAAATCGGGTTCATTCTGGCCGCAGCAGGGTCAGCAATTGGCATCGGAGCGATCTGGAAGCTGCCCTATGTAACGGGAGTAAGCGGCGGCGGAGCGTTTTTCCTGATGTTTATCTTATTTTCATTATTCATCGGGTTGCCATTATTGCTTGCGGAGTTTGTCATCGGCCGCAGCACTGGGAAGGAAGCGATCCGTGCCTACCTGGAAATCGCGCCGAAAAGCCAATGGTATTTGATTGGGATACTCGGTGTCGTCACCAGCTTCGTGCTGCTTAGCTTCTATAGCGTAGTCGGCGGCTGGATCAGCCTTTATTTCATAAAAGGACTGGCTGGCAAAGTGGTTGAAGATGGAACAAATTATGGGGACTTGTTCGGACAGACGATCAGCAGTCCATGGAGCGTGCTCGCTGCCCAGGCTGCCTTCTTATTGATTACGATTATTGTCGTCGCCAAAGGAATTCAATCCGGAATTGAAAAAGCAAGCAAAATCCTGATGCCGGCGTTGTTCCTGCTTTTCATCATCTTGATCATCCGCTCACTGACGCTGGAAAACGCGCTTCAAGGCGTGAAATTTTTCCTTGCGCCAGATTTTTCAAGCATCACGTCGGAAAGCATCCTGTTCGCGATGGGACAATCATTTTTCTCCCTGAGTGTCGGCGTATCGGTCATGGTCACCTATAGCTCATACCTGCCTAAGAAAGGCAGCATTGTACAGCCTGCACTGTCAGTTGTCGGGATGAACCTGTTTATTGCACTGCTTGCCGGGCTGGCAATCTTCCCTGCGGTTTTCTCACTCGGATTTGAACCAGCAGAAGGACCTGGATTGCTATTCGTCGTCCTTCCAGCTGTTTTTGAAAAAATGTTCCTAGGTGAACTTTTCCTGCTGCTGTTCTTGGCCTTATTCCTGTTCGCGACCCTCACTTCGGCATTTTCGATGCTGGAAATTGTCGTCGCCACCCTTGCGAAAGGCGACCCGAAGCAGCGCACCAGATTTGCCTGGATTGCCGGCGGCTTGATTTTCCTGCTTGGCATTCCTTCAGCCCTGTCATTCGGGACCTTGGCGGAAGCAACCATTTTCGAGAAAAACATCTTTGACACGGCCGACTTCCTTGTAAGCAACATCCTGATGCCACTAGGAGTCTTGTTGATTTCGATTTTCGTACCGCTGAAAATCAAAAAAGAAGTATTGCGGCAGGAGCTGCTAAAAGATTCAAAAGGAGGCAGTCTGCTTTTCAACCTTTGGTACAATGTGATGAGATTCATCGTGCCTGTGGTGATCATCATCGTATTCCTTGATTCATTAGGAGTATTAAAATAG
- a CDS encoding ABC transporter permease — MENVMDLAFWQLSAAYIFILILIVIVRVRGIPREKEILLATARMSLQLILVGYLLVYLFDNPSPFYTLLIIAIMQIFAIYNVYKRTKHPLGSAMKKHIAFAMAIGILTSLFFFILVVLNVTPWYEPRYFIPIAGMIIGNSMTGVSLGVNNLISGFAANKAQIEGALMLGATPKQAAKKVVNQAFDAAMLPTINSMVGMGIIFLPGMMTGQILSGTSPILAVEYQIAIMLGIVGSVSLTVILYLQLAYKSFFNERLQLVMKEKKK; from the coding sequence ATGGAAAACGTAATGGACCTGGCGTTTTGGCAGCTCTCCGCTGCGTATATTTTCATCCTGATTTTGATCGTTATTGTCAGGGTCCGTGGGATTCCCCGTGAAAAAGAAATCCTGCTGGCGACTGCCCGGATGTCTTTGCAGCTTATACTAGTCGGTTATTTACTTGTCTACCTGTTTGATAACCCGAGTCCGTTTTATACCCTGTTGATCATTGCCATCATGCAGATTTTTGCGATTTATAATGTCTACAAAAGGACAAAGCACCCGCTCGGCTCGGCGATGAAAAAGCATATTGCCTTTGCAATGGCAATCGGTATCTTGACGAGTCTGTTCTTCTTCATTCTCGTCGTCCTTAACGTTACTCCGTGGTACGAGCCGCGTTATTTCATCCCGATTGCCGGAATGATCATCGGGAACTCGATGACAGGCGTGTCCCTAGGCGTGAACAATCTGATTTCAGGCTTCGCAGCGAACAAAGCTCAAATCGAGGGTGCTCTTATGCTCGGGGCTACTCCCAAGCAGGCAGCAAAGAAAGTGGTCAACCAGGCCTTTGATGCCGCTATGCTGCCTACAATCAACTCGATGGTCGGTATGGGGATCATTTTCCTGCCCGGGATGATGACAGGGCAAATACTGTCCGGAACGTCACCAATCCTGGCGGTGGAATACCAGATCGCGATCATGCTAGGGATTGTGGGGAGCGTATCACTGACGGTGATTCTCTATTTGCAGCTGGCCTATAAATCCTTTTTCAATGAACGATTACAATTAGTTATGAAGGAGAAAAAGAAATGA
- a CDS encoding spore germination protein: MFFKKKKAEASTSMNQKNLEDKELIPVNGAEFTQKMKEHFHDSADLNVKELPNGFTLIFFDTLTDKKMMNEDVLARLENAQASPNDAIKHITVSSTSKLKYIEDVIDSILHGAVAVHSPGHPVIITAMVGTQENRSLTRPENESQVLGSQIAFNESMATNISLIRRYLTNPNICNESFTIGKQTRSGVSLLYMKGIADEEMVDRMRERIKNIQIDSILDSSILVQLIEDNSLAIFPQMLMTERPDRACAWLLNGKLVVLVDGSVQVIGAPHTFIEFFQSMEDQSVRWQIATFLRGLRIFSMVVSIFFTPIYVASLTFHYEIIPQTLLIPLGESRSKVPFPPIIEALLLETMIELLREAGARLPTKVGQTMGIVGGIVVGTAAVDAGFTSNILIIIIAVSALASFTTPSYMMGNVIRVLRFPLIILAGFWGFYGLMVGFCFLLIHLIRQSSLGSPFLAPFYPPRLADWRDSIIRMPIGWTNTRPAQSRPQDKLKYNARKSEKK, translated from the coding sequence ATGTTCTTCAAGAAAAAGAAAGCCGAAGCCAGCACCAGCATGAATCAAAAAAACCTCGAAGACAAGGAATTAATCCCTGTAAATGGGGCTGAATTCACCCAAAAGATGAAGGAGCACTTTCATGATAGTGCGGATTTAAATGTTAAGGAACTCCCAAATGGATTTACTTTAATTTTTTTCGATACTTTAACAGATAAGAAGATGATGAATGAAGATGTACTCGCTCGTCTCGAGAATGCACAAGCTTCACCAAACGATGCGATCAAGCATATTACCGTTTCCAGCACTTCTAAACTGAAATATATCGAAGATGTGATTGATTCGATTTTACACGGAGCAGTAGCCGTCCATTCGCCAGGACACCCCGTCATCATCACCGCAATGGTGGGCACACAGGAAAACCGTTCATTGACCCGACCGGAGAATGAGTCACAGGTATTGGGATCTCAAATAGCCTTTAATGAGAGCATGGCAACGAATATTTCCCTTATCCGCAGGTATCTCACCAACCCCAATATTTGCAATGAAAGCTTTACTATAGGAAAGCAAACGAGGTCAGGAGTTTCGCTCCTTTATATGAAAGGAATTGCTGATGAAGAGATGGTTGACAGGATGCGAGAAAGAATCAAAAACATTCAAATTGACAGCATTCTTGATAGTTCGATCCTGGTTCAATTGATAGAGGATAATTCATTGGCCATTTTTCCGCAAATGCTGATGACAGAAAGGCCTGACCGTGCCTGTGCATGGCTGCTTAACGGAAAATTGGTTGTCCTTGTAGACGGAAGCGTACAGGTAATCGGTGCGCCGCATACTTTCATTGAATTTTTCCAAAGCATGGAAGATCAAAGTGTACGGTGGCAAATCGCTACTTTCCTTCGAGGATTAAGGATTTTTTCGATGGTTGTGTCCATTTTCTTCACGCCAATTTATGTAGCTTCATTGACGTTCCATTACGAAATCATCCCTCAGACCCTGCTCATCCCTCTGGGTGAATCAAGGTCCAAGGTTCCTTTCCCGCCTATAATCGAGGCATTACTGCTGGAAACGATGATTGAGCTCTTGAGGGAAGCTGGAGCCCGCTTGCCGACAAAAGTCGGCCAGACAATGGGTATCGTAGGTGGTATCGTTGTTGGTACAGCTGCCGTGGACGCTGGATTCACGAGTAATATTCTGATTATCATCATAGCCGTTAGTGCGCTTGCATCCTTTACGACTCCAAGTTATATGATGGGCAATGTCATCAGGGTATTACGATTCCCATTGATTATCCTTGCAGGATTTTGGGGCTTTTATGGCCTTATGGTCGGCTTCTGCTTCCTTCTGATCCACTTAATCAGGCAATCAAGCTTAGGCAGTCCATTTCTCGCACCATTTTATCCGCCCCGGCTTGCCGATTGGCGGGATAGCATCATCCGCATGCCAATAGGATGGACAAATACAAGACCAGCACAATCGAGGCCACAGGACAAACTGAAATACAATGCTCGCAAATCTGAGAAAAAGTAA
- the yfcC gene encoding putative basic amino acid antiporter YfcC: protein MDNKVWKVPHTFVIVFFVVLLAAIVTYFVPVGQFETKEITYSDNGEEKTKTVLDPESFQIVKDEQGNPVHKGTDLFEAGGEAGFLNFVFEGLVSGDKWGSAVGVVAFILIIGGAFGIIMRTRAIEEGILNVIDKTKGREILIIPIMFFLFSLGGAVFGMGEEAIAFAMILVPLMVALGYDAITGVMITYVATQIGFATSWMNPFGVAIAQGISGVPVLSQSPFRMAMWAVLTLLGIVYTWRYAASIKKDPVKSLSYGSDDHFRKDMSNHDLNVKFTLGHSLVILTIAAGIAWIVWGVIEHAYYIPEIASQFFTIGLVAGIIGVVFKLNNMKVNDIADGFIDGAKDLLPAALVVGMAKGIVIILGGDSPDAPSVLNTMLYGAGQAIGDLPASVSAVFMYLFQSIFNFFVVSGSGQAALTMPLMAPLADIAGVSRQVAVLAFQLGDGLTNIIVPTSAALIGTLGAARIDWGVWAKFIGKFMLLLIAVSIIFIIIAVSIGL from the coding sequence TTGGATAATAAAGTATGGAAGGTACCGCACACATTTGTCATAGTGTTTTTCGTCGTGCTTCTGGCAGCAATCGTGACGTATTTCGTGCCGGTTGGCCAGTTCGAAACGAAAGAAATCACTTATAGCGACAATGGAGAAGAAAAAACAAAGACAGTATTGGATCCTGAGAGTTTTCAGATTGTAAAAGATGAACAGGGAAATCCTGTCCACAAAGGAACTGACTTGTTTGAAGCAGGCGGAGAAGCAGGCTTCCTGAACTTTGTGTTTGAAGGGTTGGTTTCTGGAGATAAATGGGGCTCTGCTGTCGGAGTTGTCGCCTTTATTTTAATCATTGGCGGGGCTTTTGGCATCATCATGAGAACGAGGGCAATCGAGGAAGGCATCCTGAATGTCATAGATAAGACAAAGGGCAGGGAAATCCTCATCATCCCGATCATGTTCTTCTTATTCTCGCTTGGCGGAGCTGTTTTTGGAATGGGGGAGGAAGCGATCGCCTTCGCGATGATCCTGGTACCTCTCATGGTAGCACTTGGATATGATGCCATTACAGGAGTGATGATCACGTATGTGGCAACGCAGATAGGATTCGCGACATCTTGGATGAATCCTTTCGGTGTCGCAATCGCACAGGGGATTTCTGGTGTGCCTGTTTTGTCACAGTCTCCATTCCGCATGGCGATGTGGGCGGTGTTAACACTGCTGGGAATCGTCTACACATGGCGTTATGCAGCAAGCATCAAGAAGGACCCGGTGAAATCCCTGTCATACGGCAGCGACGACCATTTCCGCAAGGATATGAGTAATCATGATTTGAATGTGAAGTTCACTCTCGGGCACAGCCTCGTGATATTGACAATTGCTGCTGGCATCGCCTGGATTGTCTGGGGAGTCATTGAGCATGCATACTATATTCCGGAGATTGCTTCACAGTTCTTCACCATCGGGCTTGTTGCCGGAATCATTGGGGTCGTTTTCAAACTGAACAATATGAAAGTGAATGATATTGCAGATGGGTTCATTGACGGAGCGAAGGACTTATTGCCAGCTGCCTTAGTCGTCGGCATGGCGAAAGGGATTGTCATCATCCTTGGCGGCGACAGCCCTGATGCACCGTCCGTGCTTAACACGATGCTCTATGGTGCAGGCCAGGCGATTGGTGACCTGCCGGCATCGGTTTCGGCGGTGTTTATGTACTTATTCCAGTCTATTTTCAACTTTTTCGTCGTTTCGGGATCGGGCCAGGCAGCATTGACGATGCCATTAATGGCTCCGCTCGCCGATATCGCCGGAGTTTCACGCCAGGTTGCTGTCCTTGCCTTCCAGCTTGGTGATGGTCTGACAAACATCATCGTTCCGACTTCAGCTGCACTAATCGGTACGCTGGGGGCAGCTCGAATTGACTGGGGAGTATGGGCAAAATTCATCGGCAAGTTCATGCTTCTGTTAATAGCAGTATCCATCATATTTATTATCATTGCTGTATCCATTGGTTTATAA
- the iadA gene encoding beta-aspartyl-peptidase, whose amino-acid sequence MLTLIKNGDIYAPDYLGKKDILLVDRKIGFIEDEIEVPENFVDMKVIDATGKKIVPGFIDSHVHLIGGGGEGGFRTRTPEIQLTQATTAGITTLVGVLGTDGTTRTMSNLIAKARGLEEEGITTYVQTGSYQVPVKTLTGKIEDDIILIDKIIGAGEIAIADHRSSQPTAEELAKIASAARIGGMLSGKSGIVNVHVGDSYDHLQLIEEVVENTDIPIRQFYPTHINRNPHLFEAGIEYAKKGGWVDFTTSSIPKFLEEGEVKCSIALKRMLDAGVGISQITFTSDGQASLPDFDENGELVGLQIGQVSSLYEAVKDAVLSEGIPLEVAIRVITTNPATVLKLSQKGRIEAGRDADLVLLDEKLEIDTVIAMGKVMVENAVPVVKGTFE is encoded by the coding sequence GTGCTGACGTTAATCAAAAATGGAGACATTTACGCACCAGATTACCTGGGAAAGAAAGATATATTGCTTGTGGATCGAAAAATCGGCTTTATCGAGGATGAAATTGAAGTCCCGGAAAACTTCGTTGATATGAAGGTGATCGACGCAACTGGCAAAAAGATTGTTCCGGGATTCATCGATTCCCATGTTCACCTGATTGGCGGGGGCGGTGAAGGCGGGTTCCGGACGAGGACGCCGGAGATCCAGCTGACACAGGCAACAACTGCCGGAATCACGACGCTCGTCGGTGTGCTAGGCACCGACGGGACGACACGGACGATGTCAAACCTGATTGCCAAAGCCCGTGGTCTTGAGGAAGAAGGGATTACCACCTATGTTCAAACAGGTTCCTACCAGGTCCCGGTGAAGACACTTACCGGAAAAATCGAGGACGATATCATTTTAATCGATAAAATAATCGGAGCAGGGGAGATTGCGATTGCTGACCATCGCTCATCACAGCCGACAGCCGAAGAATTGGCGAAGATCGCATCGGCAGCTCGCATTGGCGGGATGCTTTCAGGCAAGAGCGGCATTGTCAATGTCCATGTTGGTGACAGCTATGACCATTTACAGCTGATTGAGGAGGTTGTGGAAAATACCGATATCCCAATCAGGCAGTTTTATCCTACCCATATCAACCGCAACCCGCATCTGTTCGAGGCAGGTATAGAGTATGCAAAAAAAGGCGGCTGGGTTGATTTTACAACAAGTTCGATTCCGAAGTTTTTAGAGGAGGGCGAGGTAAAATGCAGCATTGCGCTGAAACGCATGCTGGATGCCGGAGTAGGAATCAGCCAAATCACCTTCACATCTGACGGCCAGGCCAGCCTGCCGGATTTTGATGAAAATGGTGAATTGGTCGGCCTGCAGATTGGACAGGTTTCTTCTTTGTATGAAGCAGTAAAGGATGCTGTCTTATCAGAGGGAATTCCGCTTGAAGTGGCTATCCGCGTCATTACCACGAACCCGGCGACGGTTCTAAAGCTTTCGCAAAAAGGCAGGATTGAGGCTGGACGAGATGCAGACCTCGTATTGCTGGATGAGAAGCTTGAAATTGACACTGTCATTGCGATGGGGAAGGTCATGGTGGAAAACGCTGTACCAGTTGTAAAGGGAACATTTGAATAA
- a CDS encoding ATP-binding cassette domain-containing protein: MFQLMNVKVDGILHIDELSIPANQITCIVGPSGSGKSTLLRLLNSLSSPDHGEILFKNKSISSMDPLQLRRSVVMVSQAPVIFDGTIEDNLQIGRTFSEKEPASEEDMNYLLELFSLGKLLDEEAEHLSGGEKQRLSWARAMLLDPEVFLLDEPTSALDEETARTVLLRFRDYVREKSKTVIMITHSQELAELAAENMIDMSRYSVGGSAD, translated from the coding sequence TTGTTCCAACTTATGAATGTCAAAGTGGACGGGATACTTCATATCGATGAGTTGAGCATTCCAGCCAATCAGATCACCTGCATTGTTGGCCCGAGCGGCAGTGGGAAATCAACTTTATTGAGATTATTGAATAGCTTGTCGAGCCCGGACCATGGAGAGATCCTTTTTAAAAACAAGTCCATTAGCAGCATGGATCCCCTTCAACTAAGAAGATCCGTCGTGATGGTTTCGCAGGCACCGGTCATTTTTGACGGGACCATTGAAGACAACCTGCAGATTGGTCGTACTTTTTCAGAGAAGGAGCCGGCCAGCGAAGAGGACATGAACTATTTGCTTGAGCTGTTCTCGCTTGGTAAGTTGCTGGACGAAGAAGCTGAGCACCTTTCTGGCGGAGAAAAGCAGCGGCTTTCCTGGGCAAGGGCGATGCTGCTTGATCCTGAAGTCTTTTTGCTGGACGAGCCGACCTCTGCGCTTGATGAGGAGACCGCAAGAACCGTGTTATTGAGGTTCCGCGACTATGTCAGGGAGAAATCCAAGACAGTCATCATGATCACCCATTCGCAAGAGCTTGCTGAGCTGGCTGCCGAGAATATGATAGATATGTCGCGCTATTCAGTGGGGGGCAGTGCGGATTGA
- a CDS encoding sigma 54-interacting transcriptional regulator, with translation MKKQVILLAGTRETRLALHDQLESILGNYVSIMSHSSEEALPERISEKIVIYSSYLIEEEVKHVIGEGCEVIIANRTINHQYIDRLFSLPAGTNVLYVNDFPESVNDSIHTLKALGIDHLHYHPFFPGIKYPQTIDIAVTPGEMELIPDSITTKINLGVRLIDIHTIMKIVDRLDLPEALGIQVADRYTRRIIELSQKLSFLKEEAVKLNQYLKHVVDGVNDGIMALDSTGSITVFNDVLEKITGIPKERALNRKVNEVFHNPELLHFLLKEAGEEVPYPFLVRKTNVMVHRMPIHQEKTVVATFKNMDETIEMEKAVRLELQKKGYVAKHTFENILGKSKTIKETKKIARKLARTHLPILIQGESGTGKELFASAIHMVSSRRDAPYLAINCNALPEDLLESELFGYEEGSFTGARKGGKKGVFEQADGGTLFLDEIGDISMKLQARLLRVLQEQEIRRIGGTRNIPVDVRIIAATNKNLKEMIEKGEFREDLYHRLKVLSLSLPPLRERKEDIPLLVQHFIYESHKPKAQIERDAILRLTGLEWKGNIRELKNTLLYMLAVSEGDIISIEDLPVDQQKKNTTGETGLTGYKKDEEYKTLLQFIKELNSAGKSAGRPQLSLMMSNTSSPLTQQQIRLRLKELEQQGLVTVRRGRSGTMITQKGMEELEQQHHNTFSI, from the coding sequence ATGAAAAAACAAGTTATTCTTTTAGCCGGAACAAGAGAAACAAGATTGGCGCTACATGACCAACTAGAAAGCATACTAGGAAATTATGTATCAATCATGAGTCATTCTTCAGAGGAAGCATTGCCGGAAAGGATTTCTGAGAAAATTGTCATCTATTCATCCTATCTGATTGAGGAAGAAGTCAAGCATGTCATTGGTGAAGGCTGTGAGGTGATTATCGCGAACAGGACCATTAACCATCAATATATCGACAGGCTGTTCAGCCTCCCCGCCGGTACAAATGTCCTCTATGTGAATGACTTTCCTGAGAGCGTGAATGACTCCATTCACACCTTAAAAGCACTAGGTATCGATCACTTACATTACCATCCCTTTTTTCCAGGAATAAAATACCCCCAAACCATCGATATTGCCGTCACTCCCGGAGAAATGGAGCTGATTCCCGATTCAATCACAACTAAAATCAATCTCGGCGTCCGGCTGATCGATATCCATACGATCATGAAAATCGTTGACCGCCTCGACTTGCCTGAGGCCCTCGGGATTCAGGTTGCTGACAGGTATACGAGGAGGATCATTGAACTAAGCCAAAAACTGTCTTTCCTTAAAGAGGAAGCCGTTAAGTTGAATCAATACTTGAAACATGTTGTCGATGGTGTCAATGATGGCATTATGGCCCTGGATTCCACAGGCAGCATTACGGTCTTCAATGATGTTCTGGAAAAAATCACGGGCATCCCAAAGGAAAGGGCCCTGAACAGGAAGGTGAATGAAGTTTTCCATAATCCTGAACTGCTGCATTTCCTCCTAAAAGAAGCAGGTGAAGAGGTACCCTATCCATTCCTCGTACGAAAAACGAATGTCATGGTCCACCGGATGCCTATTCATCAGGAAAAGACGGTTGTGGCCACATTCAAGAATATGGATGAAACAATCGAAATGGAGAAAGCGGTCAGGTTAGAGTTACAGAAGAAGGGATATGTAGCGAAGCATACTTTTGAAAATATCCTTGGTAAAAGCAAAACCATCAAAGAGACGAAGAAGATTGCCCGCAAGCTGGCCAGGACCCACCTGCCAATCCTCATCCAGGGAGAAAGCGGGACAGGGAAAGAGCTTTTCGCAAGCGCCATCCATATGGTATCGAGCCGCAGGGACGCACCATACCTGGCGATCAACTGCAATGCACTGCCGGAAGACCTGCTGGAAAGCGAACTGTTCGGGTACGAAGAAGGCTCTTTTACAGGCGCAAGAAAAGGAGGCAAAAAAGGCGTATTCGAACAGGCGGATGGCGGCACCCTGTTTCTTGATGAAATTGGGGATATCAGCATGAAGCTTCAAGCGAGGCTTTTGCGTGTTCTGCAAGAACAAGAGATTCGGCGGATAGGCGGCACCAGGAACATCCCTGTCGATGTACGGATCATCGCAGCCACGAACAAGAACCTCAAGGAAATGATCGAGAAAGGTGAATTCCGTGAGGACCTCTATCACCGCTTGAAGGTTTTGTCACTCAGCCTGCCTCCTCTCCGGGAACGAAAGGAAGACATTCCATTATTGGTTCAGCATTTCATCTATGAAAGCCATAAGCCTAAGGCGCAAATCGAAAGAGATGCCATTTTAAGATTGACAGGATTGGAATGGAAGGGCAATATCCGCGAACTGAAAAATACTTTGCTCTACATGCTCGCTGTGTCCGAAGGCGACATCATCTCTATAGAAGACCTCCCTGTCGATCAGCAGAAAAAGAACACGACTGGCGAGACAGGACTCACCGGTTATAAGAAAGACGAAGAATACAAAACACTTCTTCAGTTCATAAAAGAATTGAACTCGGCTGGAAAAAGCGCTGGGAGGCCGCAGCTGAGCCTTATGATGTCGAACACGAGCAGCCCGCTTACTCAACAGCAAATTCGGCTGCGCTTAAAAGAACTCGAACAACAAGGCTTGGTCACCGTCCGCCGAGGCAGAAGCGGAACCATGATCACCCAGAAAGGAATGGAGGAATTGGAACAGCAGCATCACAACACTTTTAGCATATAA
- the chrA gene encoding chromate efflux transporter, whose translation MTEKKSVSLQSLLEILMVSTRLGLTSFGGPVAHLGYFHEEYVRRRKWMDEKTYADLVALCQFLPGPASSQVGIGVGLMRGGLLGGLFAFLGFTLPSVLALIIFAIILQGFDVGDAGWIHGLKIVAVAVVAHAILGMAQKLTPDLPRKTIALFALAATLLWQTAFTQIGVIIVAGVLGYVLFKSHTATDDKRMTFSISKTVGYVSLVLFFGLLILLPILREATSLNWIAMFDSFYRSGSLVFGGGHVVLPLLEREFVPTGWLSEEAFLAGYGAAQAVPGPLFTFAAYIGAIIDGWQGGLLATVAIFLPAFLLILGTLPFWDTLRRNSKISRALMGVNAAVVGILIAAFYHPIWTSSILEPIDFVFAAVLFSMLVYWKLAPWIVVVTGAVGGWILYMIF comes from the coding sequence ATGACAGAGAAAAAAAGTGTATCTCTCCAGTCTCTGCTGGAAATTTTAATGGTTTCGACCAGGCTTGGGCTGACGTCGTTCGGGGGGCCTGTTGCCCACCTCGGCTACTTCCATGAAGAATATGTCCGTCGCAGAAAGTGGATGGACGAAAAAACTTATGCAGACTTGGTGGCATTATGCCAATTCCTGCCTGGTCCAGCTAGCAGCCAGGTTGGAATTGGTGTTGGTTTGATGCGCGGCGGATTGCTCGGGGGGCTGTTCGCCTTTCTGGGATTCACACTGCCTTCGGTTTTGGCGCTGATCATTTTCGCCATCATTTTGCAGGGATTTGATGTTGGGGATGCCGGCTGGATTCACGGACTGAAAATTGTCGCCGTCGCCGTCGTTGCCCATGCGATCTTGGGAATGGCGCAGAAACTGACTCCCGATTTGCCACGGAAAACGATTGCTTTATTTGCGCTTGCTGCAACGCTGTTATGGCAGACCGCGTTCACGCAAATCGGTGTCATTATCGTCGCTGGTGTTTTAGGATATGTATTATTCAAATCTCACACTGCAACAGATGATAAAAGAATGACTTTTTCAATTTCCAAAACTGTCGGCTATGTCAGCCTAGTATTGTTTTTCGGCTTATTGATCCTCCTGCCGATATTACGTGAAGCGACTTCATTGAACTGGATTGCAATGTTTGACAGCTTTTACCGTTCAGGCTCGCTCGTGTTTGGCGGCGGCCACGTTGTCCTGCCATTGCTTGAACGTGAATTCGTGCCGACAGGCTGGCTGAGCGAGGAAGCCTTCCTTGCAGGTTATGGTGCTGCCCAGGCAGTTCCTGGTCCATTATTCACATTCGCTGCCTATATCGGGGCGATCATTGACGGCTGGCAGGGCGGATTGCTCGCTACTGTGGCAATCTTTTTGCCTGCCTTCCTGCTGATTCTAGGAACTCTGCCATTCTGGGACACATTAAGACGAAACAGCAAGATTAGCCGTGCATTGATGGGCGTCAACGCAGCGGTCGTCGGCATCCTGATTGCGGCGTTTTACCACCCAATCTGGACAAGTTCCATCCTCGAGCCAATTGATTTTGTGTTCGCGGCAGTGCTGTTCAGCATGCTCGTCTACTGGAAGCTTGCACCGTGGATTGTCGTTGTGACCGGGGCTGTTGGCGGGTGGATTCTGTATATGATTTTTTAA